One stretch of Rhodoferax lithotrophicus DNA includes these proteins:
- a CDS encoding cytochrome P450 codes for MFSFDPYSPAVDADPFPYYKHLRDEAPCFWSPEAQMWVLTRYTDIVSAGQDWQTYSSASGNLMTELPGRAGATLGSSDPPKHDRLRGLIQHAFMKRNLMALEEPIRDIAKQVFGQLQGVKQFDFKEVSSQFTVKVLMAALGLPMGDEAIVPESEVRDNAVLMVQSDARTRAKGPEHIAAYNWMQEYAAKVIATRRAEPRNDLISNFALAEIDGDRLDDREVLLTTTTLIMAGVESLGGFMMMFAYNMATFDEARAAVVANPELLPDAIEESLRFNTSAQRFRRRLMKDVTLHGQTMKEGDFVCLAYGSGNRDERQYPNPDVYDISRKPRGHLGFGGGLHACLGTAIARIAVKIAFDEFHKVVPNYHRVADQLPWMPSSTFRSPLVLELAVS; via the coding sequence ATGTTCAGTTTTGACCCCTATTCGCCAGCCGTAGACGCGGACCCGTTCCCGTACTACAAACATCTGCGTGATGAAGCGCCCTGCTTCTGGAGCCCCGAGGCCCAGATGTGGGTGCTGACGCGCTACACCGATATCGTGTCCGCCGGGCAGGATTGGCAAACCTATTCCAGCGCCAGCGGCAACCTGATGACCGAACTGCCTGGCCGCGCCGGTGCCACGCTGGGCAGCTCAGATCCACCGAAACATGATCGCCTGCGTGGTCTGATTCAGCACGCGTTCATGAAGCGCAACCTGATGGCGCTGGAAGAACCCATCCGCGACATCGCCAAACAAGTGTTTGGTCAGCTCCAAGGAGTGAAGCAATTTGACTTCAAGGAAGTGTCCTCACAGTTCACCGTGAAGGTGCTGATGGCGGCCTTGGGCCTGCCCATGGGTGATGAGGCCATCGTGCCCGAATCCGAAGTGCGCGACAACGCCGTGCTGATGGTGCAAAGTGATGCCCGTACCCGCGCCAAAGGCCCTGAGCACATTGCCGCCTACAACTGGATGCAGGAATACGCCGCCAAGGTGATCGCCACCCGGCGGGCCGAACCCCGCAATGACCTGATCAGCAACTTTGCGCTGGCCGAAATTGACGGCGACCGCCTGGACGACCGTGAGGTACTGCTGACCACCACCACGCTGATCATGGCAGGAGTGGAATCGCTGGGCGGCTTCATGATGATGTTTGCCTACAACATGGCCACCTTTGACGAAGCTAGAGCCGCCGTGGTGGCCAACCCCGAGTTGCTGCCCGACGCGATTGAAGAAAGCCTGCGTTTCAACACCTCGGCCCAGCGCTTCCGCCGCCGTTTGATGAAAGACGTGACCTTGCATGGCCAAACCATGAAGGAAGGCGACTTTGTCTGCCTGGCCTATGGCTCCGGCAACCGCGACGAGCGCCAGTACCCCAACCCCGATGTGTACGACATCAGTCGCAAACCACGCGGTCACCTGGGTTTTGGTGGCGGCTTGCATGCCTGCCTGGGCACGGCGATTGCCCGCATTGCCGTGAAGATTGCGTTTGACGAATTCCACAAAGTGGTGCCGAACTACCACCGCGTCGCCGACCAATTGCCGTGGATGCCATCAAGCACGTTCCGCAGCCCCCTGGTGCTGGAATTGGCCGTTTCGTAA
- a CDS encoding NAD(P)/FAD-dependent oxidoreductase yields MSAAIVIIGAGQAGVQTAEALRTGGFAGSITLLGNEAYGPYHRPPLSKAWLAGEMDSAQLVMRAPEMLARKAIELRTNVTVSAIDRTAKLVTLSDGSSLPYTGLVLATGSTPRRLPLPGGDAQGVFALRSRDDASAIAERMAVCIEKQLPVIVIGGGFIGLEVAATARKKGLSTTVLEAAPRLLGRVLAPVLSDWYANLHRSHGAALVLDARIAAIETDAQNTVTGVRMADGQVYPAGLVVVGIGVAANDQLAQAAGLECDRGIVVDACGHTSDPAIVAAGDCTARRLPDGSLLRLESVQNATEQGKSAAAALLGLEKPFTATPWFWSDQYDKKLQMAGLSMGADQWAVRGDMAAGSFSVYHFKGERLLAVDSVNASKDHLLARKLLDAGVSPTVAQAGDLGVELAGLLVK; encoded by the coding sequence ATGAGCGCAGCCATCGTCATCATCGGTGCCGGACAAGCTGGCGTGCAAACCGCCGAGGCCTTACGCACAGGCGGCTTTGCGGGCAGCATCACCCTGCTGGGCAACGAGGCCTACGGCCCCTACCATCGCCCGCCGCTGTCCAAAGCCTGGCTGGCCGGTGAGATGGACAGCGCCCAACTCGTCATGCGTGCGCCCGAGATGCTGGCACGCAAAGCCATCGAGCTGCGCACCAACGTCACCGTCAGCGCCATTGACCGCACTGCAAAACTGGTCACCCTGAGTGATGGCAGCAGCCTGCCCTACACCGGCCTGGTGCTGGCCACCGGCTCCACGCCACGCCGCCTGCCGCTGCCCGGTGGTGATGCCCAAGGCGTGTTTGCGCTGCGCTCGCGCGATGATGCCAGCGCCATTGCCGAGCGCATGGCGGTGTGCATCGAAAAACAATTACCCGTCATCGTCATCGGCGGTGGCTTCATCGGGCTGGAAGTGGCTGCCACCGCACGCAAAAAAGGCCTGAGCACCACCGTGCTGGAAGCCGCCCCGCGCCTGCTCGGCCGCGTGCTGGCCCCGGTGCTGTCCGACTGGTATGCCAACCTGCACCGCAGCCACGGCGCAGCGCTGGTATTGGATGCACGCATCGCCGCCATTGAGACCGACGCGCAAAACACCGTCACCGGCGTGCGCATGGCCGACGGCCAGGTCTACCCCGCAGGCCTGGTGGTGGTCGGCATCGGCGTGGCCGCCAACGACCAACTGGCCCAAGCTGCTGGCCTGGAATGTGATCGCGGCATCGTCGTCGATGCCTGTGGCCACACCAGCGACCCGGCGATCGTGGCCGCAGGCGACTGCACCGCCCGCCGCCTGCCAGACGGCAGCCTGCTGCGCCTGGAGTCGGTACAAAACGCCACCGAGCAAGGCAAATCCGCCGCCGCCGCCCTGCTTGGCCTGGAAAAACCCTTCACCGCCACACCCTGGTTCTGGAGCGACCAGTACGACAAGAAGCTGCAAATGGCAGGCTTGTCGATGGGCGCTGACCAATGGGCGGTGCGCGGCGATATGGCGGCTGGCTCGTTCAGCGTCTACCACTTCAAAGGCGAGCGCCTGCTGGCTGTGGACAGTGTGAACGCCAGCAAAGACCACCTGCTGGCGCGCAAGCTGCTGGATGCAGGGGTGTCACCTACGGTGGCGCAGGCGGGGGATTTGGGGGTTGAGTTGGCGGGGTTATTGGTCAAGTGA
- a CDS encoding AAA family ATPase — protein sequence MLREIHLSSFKCFDTLDLPLGSLTLLTGVNGGGKSSVMQALMLLSQTFSQQEWGSSLLLEGPGLSLGNVADVINQDSARRSLAMGITTDEQKVKWLFKAEDRRALSIELEQVEVNGALVPLGTATRWLMPPDEAAASPVIAALRHLSWITAERTGPRELLPLRVADGHARVGHHGEMAAGLLYWRGEDEVNSAMCLPDTPPTLFHQVRGYMQRFFPGCDLRVSPIDGVSAISLRLRSDSRSDFQRPQNVGFGLTQLFPIIVALLAAQADDVLLIENPEVHLHPRAQQEIGMLLAETAASGVQVILETHSDHVLNGVRLAVKQKKLPAADVRVHFFSHRPGQAAAPESPMMDDDGRLDSWPEGFFDQFDIALSELM from the coding sequence ATGCTGCGTGAAATACATCTATCCAGCTTCAAGTGTTTCGACACCTTGGACTTACCCCTGGGGTCACTTACCCTACTGACTGGGGTGAATGGCGGCGGTAAGTCCTCTGTCATGCAGGCCCTAATGCTGTTGTCTCAGACTTTTAGCCAGCAGGAATGGGGGAGCTCCTTGCTGCTCGAAGGCCCCGGTCTGTCCTTGGGCAATGTGGCAGATGTGATCAACCAGGACTCTGCACGTCGTAGTTTGGCTATGGGTATTACCACCGATGAGCAGAAGGTGAAGTGGTTGTTTAAGGCCGAGGATCGGCGGGCACTATCCATCGAATTAGAGCAGGTGGAAGTGAACGGAGCGTTGGTTCCTTTAGGGACCGCCACGCGCTGGCTGATGCCCCCAGACGAAGCAGCTGCCTCGCCTGTCATCGCGGCCCTGCGACACTTGAGTTGGATTACCGCCGAGCGAACTGGTCCCAGAGAATTGCTACCATTGAGGGTGGCTGATGGTCATGCTCGTGTAGGCCATCACGGGGAAATGGCTGCTGGTCTCTTGTATTGGCGTGGCGAGGACGAAGTAAATTCGGCTATGTGTTTGCCCGATACGCCCCCCACGTTGTTCCATCAAGTCCGGGGGTATATGCAACGCTTTTTCCCCGGTTGTGACCTCCGTGTTTCTCCTATAGATGGAGTGAGCGCCATCAGCTTGCGTTTGCGTTCCGACTCCCGCTCTGATTTCCAGCGTCCACAAAACGTAGGCTTTGGCCTCACTCAACTTTTTCCAATCATCGTTGCCTTGTTAGCTGCTCAGGCTGATGATGTGCTGCTCATTGAAAACCCGGAAGTTCATCTCCATCCGCGCGCACAACAAGAGATTGGCATGCTACTAGCGGAAACAGCTGCCAGCGGAGTGCAGGTAATATTGGAAACGCACTCAGACCATGTTCTCAATGGCGTACGACTAGCCGTGAAGCAGAAAAAACTCCCGGCGGCGGACGTTCGCGTCCACTTTTTCTCCCATCGGCCGGGTCAAGCCGCCGCCCCCGAGTCCCCAATGATGGATGATGACGGACGGCTTGATTCATGGCCGGAGGGATTTTTCGAC
- a CDS encoding LysR family transcriptional regulator: MTKFNYADLDGHLLQLLVAVVEVGSITGAAQRLGVTQSAVSHLLDKLRAITGDALFVKSGRGIVATVHAEQLAVKARELLAAMEGFAMSGAFDPARWRGTFTIAANDFQRDVLLPPLMAQLRKQAPGVTLRVIPSNIPSLEMLRQEHCQLVISPRPPDGGDVMQKRLFEDSYRVFYDPSQRDAPQSLADYLAAEHITVVYEPKRALDLDQWLAGRGVQRQFKVMVPGMAALPAFVRGSQLLATAPGLLQQHLFKDLASAPVPLDCPTMPMYMMWHRRYQNDPAHQWIREGLDQVAHKVQTSLG; the protein is encoded by the coding sequence ATGACAAAGTTCAACTACGCCGACCTTGACGGCCACCTGCTGCAACTCCTGGTGGCGGTGGTAGAGGTCGGCTCCATCACCGGAGCCGCCCAGCGCCTGGGCGTGACGCAATCGGCGGTGAGCCATTTGCTGGACAAGTTACGTGCCATCACCGGTGATGCGCTGTTTGTCAAATCCGGCCGGGGCATTGTGGCCACCGTTCATGCCGAGCAGCTGGCTGTCAAAGCCCGCGAACTGTTGGCCGCCATGGAAGGTTTTGCCATGTCGGGCGCGTTTGACCCGGCGCGCTGGCGCGGCACTTTCACCATTGCCGCCAACGACTTTCAGCGTGACGTTTTGCTGCCGCCGCTGATGGCTCAATTACGCAAACAAGCGCCGGGCGTGACGCTGCGGGTTATTCCGTCCAACATCCCCAGCCTGGAGATGCTGCGCCAGGAACACTGCCAACTGGTTATCAGCCCGCGCCCACCCGATGGGGGTGACGTGATGCAAAAACGTCTGTTTGAAGACAGCTACCGTGTGTTTTACGACCCCAGCCAGCGTGACGCGCCGCAAAGCCTGGCCGACTACCTGGCCGCCGAGCACATCACCGTGGTGTACGAGCCCAAGCGCGCACTCGACCTGGATCAATGGCTGGCCGGGCGCGGCGTGCAGCGCCAGTTCAAGGTCATGGTGCCCGGCATGGCCGCCCTGCCCGCCTTTGTGCGCGGCAGCCAGCTACTGGCCACGGCCCCTGGCTTATTGCAGCAGCACCTGTTCAAAGACCTGGCCAGCGCGCCCGTGCCGCTGGACTGCCCGACGATGCCGATGTACATGATGTGGCACAGACGCTACCAAAACGATCCGGCTCACCAGTGGATACGCGAGGGCTTGGATCAGGTAGCGCACAAGGTTCAGACCAGCCTCGGCTAA
- a CDS encoding DUF262 domain-containing protein produces MAINTINNKPTNEQAEEVLDGYEPPAPGGWEGYPLDELAIRDERRTTSDVVRRIKNDRFVLDPDFQRGFVWDKDKQSRLIESILLRIPLPVFYVAEDKDGRLIVVDGRQRLTTLLHFLNNKLALQLKDRPELDGKRFDGLDVRLQNRVEDCQLLFYIIDRSVPEQARLDIFERVNGGEVLSRQQMRNALYNGPATTFLREEAETALFRAATGGSLNAGKMQDREMINRFCSFRLLDLDVYRGDMDEWLAKGLEFMNKASSEELDKLRSRFRRAMTNNHVVFDRQAFRKHLSQNQRRSVLNASLFDVMSTGLARYSESRVQEKAEVLRQNFFELMENDEFIKAITYGPNGPGQVRTRFRIANSMFREVFDAA; encoded by the coding sequence ATGGCAATCAACACTATCAACAATAAACCGACTAACGAACAGGCCGAAGAAGTCCTTGATGGATACGAACCCCCTGCTCCTGGCGGCTGGGAGGGTTATCCGCTGGACGAGTTGGCAATCCGGGATGAACGCCGGACAACATCAGATGTTGTCCGGCGTATTAAGAATGATCGATTCGTCCTCGATCCGGATTTCCAGCGAGGGTTCGTTTGGGATAAAGACAAGCAAAGTCGACTAATCGAATCGATTCTTCTACGTATTCCTTTGCCTGTTTTCTATGTGGCGGAAGACAAAGATGGGCGGCTGATCGTGGTGGATGGGCGGCAGCGCCTCACCACGTTATTGCATTTTCTCAACAACAAGCTTGCTCTCCAACTCAAAGACAGACCAGAACTGGACGGTAAACGCTTCGATGGCTTGGACGTGCGCTTACAGAATCGGGTGGAAGATTGCCAGCTACTTTTTTACATCATTGATCGATCAGTGCCTGAGCAAGCACGACTAGACATTTTTGAACGAGTCAACGGCGGCGAGGTGTTGAGCCGCCAGCAGATGCGCAACGCCCTGTACAACGGTCCAGCAACCACGTTCCTTCGCGAAGAGGCCGAAACAGCACTATTCCGTGCGGCTACGGGCGGCAGTCTCAATGCAGGCAAGATGCAAGATCGAGAAATGATTAATCGGTTCTGTTCTTTCCGGCTGCTGGATCTGGATGTCTACAGAGGTGATATGGACGAGTGGCTTGCCAAGGGCTTGGAATTCATGAACAAAGCCAGTTCGGAGGAATTGGACAAGTTACGTAGCCGATTCCGACGAGCAATGACGAACAACCATGTCGTATTCGACCGTCAAGCATTTAGAAAACACTTAAGTCAAAACCAGAGGCGGAGTGTCCTTAACGCCTCTCTGTTCGACGTAATGAGTACCGGCCTTGCTAGGTATTCCGAATCCAGAGTGCAGGAGAAGGCTGAAGTGCTCAGGCAAAACTTCTTTGAACTTATGGAAAACGATGAGTTCATCAAGGCCATTACCTATGGCCCCAATGGTCCTGGCCAGGTACGTACCCGTTTCCGGATCGCGAACTCTATGTTTAGAGAGGTGTTTGATGCTGCGTGA
- a CDS encoding helix-turn-helix domain-containing protein codes for MTKIASRSASTRLASAIPQFALYGETAVAGQDLLHVEDVESRSARYQWEIEPHVHHGLYQVVWLHQGSAQVLLDEHRETVEAPVALVVPPGVVHGFRFAPNTDGAVLTLSARFLLEGEFQAVGEAFRALFLLPSVVRLMSEDSTSQRLSDLFRSLLAEFKMPDAAGAPVTVWLARAVVWRLSQSSAQGQLAQGPRGQNHQALFTRFVLLVEQNFLEHWPLERYASRLGLSIPRLNRLVRSERGISALELIHERLTREACRRLIYIAAPAARLAAELGFDDPAYFSRFFKRRMGVSPQSYRAAHGEQD; via the coding sequence ATGACAAAAATTGCCTCACGATCAGCATCTACCCGCCTGGCCAGTGCCATTCCCCAATTTGCCTTGTATGGCGAAACCGCTGTGGCTGGGCAGGATTTGTTGCATGTGGAGGATGTGGAGTCGCGCAGTGCGCGCTACCAGTGGGAGATTGAACCCCATGTGCATCACGGCCTGTACCAGGTGGTCTGGTTGCATCAGGGGTCAGCACAAGTGCTGCTTGACGAACACCGCGAAACGGTTGAGGCACCGGTAGCCTTGGTCGTGCCACCCGGTGTGGTGCACGGCTTTCGTTTTGCGCCAAACACCGACGGTGCGGTGTTGACGCTGAGTGCACGCTTTTTGCTCGAAGGCGAGTTTCAGGCGGTGGGGGAGGCTTTTCGGGCTTTGTTCCTGTTGCCCAGCGTGGTTCGGCTGATGTCTGAGGACAGCACCAGCCAGCGTCTGAGTGATTTGTTTCGCAGCTTGCTGGCTGAGTTCAAGATGCCAGACGCTGCCGGAGCACCGGTGACGGTGTGGTTGGCTCGGGCCGTGGTGTGGCGCTTGTCTCAATCAAGTGCCCAGGGGCAGTTGGCGCAAGGCCCACGCGGGCAGAACCATCAGGCACTTTTCACACGTTTTGTACTGCTGGTGGAGCAAAATTTTCTTGAGCATTGGCCACTGGAGCGTTACGCCTCGCGGCTGGGTTTGTCCATACCAAGGCTCAATCGCCTGGTGCGTTCGGAGCGTGGCATCAGTGCCCTGGAGCTGATTCATGAACGGCTCACGCGCGAGGCCTGCCGCAGGCTGATCTACATTGCCGCCCCGGCTGCGCGGCTGGCTGCTGAGCTGGGGTTTGACGACCCGGCGTATTTCTCGCGCTTCTTCAAACGCCGCATGGGGGTGAGCCCGCAAAGTTACCGGGCAGCGCATGGTGAACAGGATTGA
- a CDS encoding 2Fe-2S iron-sulfur cluster-binding protein, whose translation MANITYIEASGQSTTVSLNDGWSLMQGATANGIDGILGECGGSCACATCHCYVDEARLGDLPAASEGELDMLENVAAERRPNSRLACQIKASAALEGLIIHLPATQE comes from the coding sequence ATGGCCAATATCACCTACATCGAAGCATCAGGACAAAGCACCACAGTCAGCCTGAATGACGGCTGGAGCCTGATGCAAGGGGCTACCGCCAACGGCATCGACGGAATTCTGGGCGAATGCGGTGGCTCCTGCGCCTGCGCCACCTGCCACTGCTACGTAGACGAAGCCCGCCTGGGCGACCTGCCCGCCGCCTCTGAAGGCGAACTCGATATGCTGGAAAATGTGGCCGCCGAGCGCCGCCCCAACAGCCGCCTGGCCTGCCAGATCAAAGCCAGCGCCGCGCTGGAAGGCCTGATCATCCACCTGCCAGCCACCCAGGAATAA